A window of the Polycladomyces subterraneus genome harbors these coding sequences:
- a CDS encoding DUF1802 family protein, with translation MTVQTLTPIALKEWAVAVEALAEGKQILLMRKGGIHEETRHFQVQADAFFLYPTYEHQQEQADLVKPEYQDRLQETMKEWNPEAQTNTVKYFASLAEDIEISDEEALHRLSSFHIWVPDFAVKRLKWKRKQPLHLLLVRTYRLERPLEVPILEEYLGCRSWIRLPEELIRETSAAEPVLSDAEFEQQVREIKQALGRA, from the coding sequence ATGACGGTGCAAACGTTGACCCCAATCGCATTGAAAGAATGGGCAGTGGCAGTGGAAGCGCTGGCCGAAGGAAAGCAGATTTTGCTCATGCGTAAAGGGGGCATTCATGAGGAAACCCGTCATTTCCAAGTGCAAGCGGATGCGTTCTTCCTTTACCCCACTTATGAACATCAGCAGGAACAAGCCGATCTGGTCAAACCGGAATACCAGGATAGGCTGCAAGAAACGATGAAAGAGTGGAACCCGGAAGCCCAGACCAACACCGTCAAATACTTTGCCAGCCTGGCTGAAGACATCGAAATCTCGGACGAAGAGGCACTGCATCGTTTGTCGTCGTTTCATATCTGGGTGCCCGACTTTGCCGTGAAACGATTGAAGTGGAAACGGAAACAACCGTTGCATTTGCTTTTGGTGCGCACCTACCGGTTGGAGCGCCCGTTGGAAGTGCCGATTTTGGAAGAGTATCTGGGTTGCCGCTCGTGGATCCGCTTGCCGGAAGAGCTGATTCGGGAGACGTCGGCGGCGGAGCCGGTATTGTCCGATGCGGAATTTGAGCAGCAAGTGCGGGAGATCAAACAGGCACTGGGTCGTGCGTGA
- a CDS encoding RNA polymerase sigma factor, with protein sequence MPDDLTLVRKVLAGDLDAFDALVLRYKDRVYRLMLRMIGNPEDAQDLTQEVFIKVYRNLQRFDSSRRFSTWLYRIAFNRCVDELRKRDRMGAVPTDGEPPGSESAESIVLKQEVYRSLMDRIYDLPEHYRRVFLLKYLDDLSYAEIAHVLGITDDDVKNRLYRARKKLREQKTLRKAGNGA encoded by the coding sequence ATGCCGGATGATCTGACCTTGGTACGGAAGGTTCTCGCCGGAGACCTGGATGCGTTTGATGCCCTGGTTCTCCGCTACAAGGACCGCGTGTACCGCCTCATGCTCCGGATGATCGGTAATCCGGAAGACGCCCAGGATTTGACGCAGGAAGTGTTCATCAAGGTGTACCGGAACCTTCAGCGGTTTGATTCTTCACGTCGCTTTTCCACCTGGCTGTATCGGATCGCCTTCAACCGCTGCGTGGATGAACTCCGGAAGCGCGACAGAATGGGCGCCGTCCCGACCGATGGGGAGCCGCCCGGAAGCGAAAGCGCTGAAAGCATCGTTCTGAAACAGGAGGTATACCGGTCGCTCATGGATCGGATCTATGACTTGCCAGAACACTACCGGAGGGTGTTTCTGCTCAAGTATCTGGATGATTTGAGTTACGCGGAGATTGCTCACGTGCTAGGCATCACGGATGATGATGTGAAAAACCGCCTCTACCGGGCGAGGAAGAAGCTCAGAGAACAGAAAACGCTCAGGAAAGCGGGGAATGGAGCATGA
- a CDS encoding TlpA family protein disulfide reductase: MTSRSAPDFCLPTIDGEKTVCLRQFRGHAVWLSFWVTWCGACQQDLPQKEVLYRFVRHPRFTFLSINVTGRESRPESVPAFLREHGYTFPVLKDDGRRVYDAFGITSVPATVLIAPDGTIAGVYDETVPMVEIMRELERILPKE; this comes from the coding sequence GTGACCAGCCGCTCAGCGCCTGACTTCTGCCTGCCCACCATTGATGGAGAGAAAACGGTTTGTTTGCGACAATTTCGTGGTCATGCCGTCTGGCTGTCGTTTTGGGTGACGTGGTGCGGAGCATGCCAACAGGACCTCCCGCAAAAAGAGGTACTGTACCGCTTCGTCCGACATCCCCGGTTTACGTTTTTGTCCATCAACGTTACCGGACGGGAATCTCGCCCGGAGTCCGTCCCGGCCTTCCTACGGGAGCATGGGTATACCTTTCCCGTGCTGAAGGATGACGGCCGACGGGTATATGATGCGTTCGGCATCACCTCTGTCCCTGCCACGGTGTTGATTGCGCCTGACGGTACCATCGCTGGCGTTTATGACGAAACCGTGCCGATGGTGGAGATCATGCGGGAGCTGGAGCGGATTTTACCGAAGGAGTGA
- a CDS encoding NAD(P)H-quinone oxidoreductase — MRAILVKEPGGVEQLYLGEYPTPEPKPDELLVRVKATSLNRADILQRRGQYPPPPGASPILGLEMAGIVEKTGTQCTQFREGDRVFGLLPGGGYAEYAVIPESLAMPIPDHLDFTEAAAIAEVFLTAYQAMFWLADLQAGQYVLIHAGASGVGTAAIQLAKEAGFIPIVTAGTEEKLAFCRELGAVAAFNYKEGPFAPKVMEATEGTGVHAVLDFVGAPYWHQNVECLTTDGRLVLISTLGGVKVAEVNLAPLLAKRIHVIGTTLRARSVAYKARLVRDFTRFAWQRFADGRLRPIINRVWSWTQVREAHRYMEENRNIGKIVLRVE, encoded by the coding sequence ATGCGAGCGATTCTCGTGAAGGAACCCGGTGGTGTGGAACAACTGTACTTGGGTGAATATCCGACTCCCGAACCCAAACCGGACGAGCTGCTGGTACGGGTAAAAGCGACGTCCCTCAATCGGGCGGATATTTTGCAGCGGCGCGGCCAATATCCGCCGCCGCCGGGTGCCAGTCCCATTCTGGGTTTGGAAATGGCGGGGATTGTGGAAAAGACGGGGACGCAATGCACACAGTTTCGCGAGGGGGATCGGGTGTTCGGTCTGCTTCCAGGTGGTGGGTATGCCGAGTATGCCGTCATCCCCGAATCGTTGGCTATGCCGATTCCCGATCACTTGGACTTCACGGAAGCGGCGGCCATCGCGGAAGTGTTTCTTACCGCCTATCAGGCGATGTTTTGGTTGGCTGATCTCCAAGCGGGTCAGTACGTACTGATTCACGCAGGAGCCAGCGGCGTGGGCACGGCCGCAATTCAACTGGCCAAAGAAGCCGGTTTCATCCCGATCGTCACCGCCGGGACGGAGGAAAAACTGGCGTTCTGTCGTGAGTTGGGTGCGGTCGCGGCGTTCAACTACAAGGAAGGCCCTTTCGCCCCCAAAGTAATGGAAGCGACTGAAGGTACAGGTGTGCATGCCGTCCTCGATTTTGTCGGTGCGCCGTATTGGCATCAAAATGTGGAATGCCTGACTACAGATGGGCGGCTCGTTCTCATCAGCACATTGGGCGGTGTCAAGGTGGCCGAGGTAAATCTGGCACCGTTGCTAGCCAAACGCATTCATGTGATCGGCACCACCTTACGTGCCAGGAGTGTGGCGTATAAAGCCCGGTTGGTCCGTGATTTTACCCGATTTGCATGGCAACGGTTTGCCGATGGGCGGTTACGCCCGATCATCAACCGCGTTTGGTCATGGACACAAGTGCGAGAAGCGCACCGATACATGGAAGAAAACCGGAATATCGGAAAAATCGTCCTGCGGGTAGAATGA
- a CDS encoding DMT family transporter yields the protein MAWFVIAALSSLTFGLAGFFMKVSAARRGSVAHLLLGLYLTGTLGFFLWMWREGTFQADVPTLVSGFLLGLGSTLGNLLFMKALDHGPASLTTPFVNTNILLIILFSVIVYGERLSWFETAGVTLLVLAILLIPIDRNEKLAIRNPRWYALVLTATLLFSFRNGGLKVTQEMHIPGTPVLFYGYLIGLIWFIVEILRQPRSRDTESRRAARTGLFWGLLSGIFSFLGMQLYSVALIDGPASIVAPMFATNSLIVAILSILIYRERLSLLQTCSLVFLFAGLILIRL from the coding sequence ATGGCATGGTTTGTGATTGCCGCGCTCAGTTCGCTCACGTTCGGACTGGCCGGATTCTTCATGAAAGTGAGTGCTGCTCGACGCGGTTCCGTGGCCCATCTGCTCCTGGGCCTGTATCTGACCGGGACTCTGGGCTTTTTTCTATGGATGTGGAGGGAAGGTACATTTCAGGCAGATGTACCGACACTGGTGAGCGGCTTCCTGCTCGGCCTGGGATCGACTCTGGGCAACTTGCTGTTTATGAAGGCGTTGGATCACGGACCCGCCAGCTTGACCACCCCGTTTGTGAACACCAATATTTTGCTGATCATCCTTTTCTCCGTGATCGTCTACGGAGAAAGATTGTCTTGGTTTGAAACCGCCGGGGTAACCCTGTTGGTGCTGGCCATTTTGCTCATTCCCATCGACCGCAACGAAAAACTGGCCATCCGCAACCCGCGCTGGTATGCCCTGGTGTTGACGGCCACCCTGCTGTTCTCATTCCGAAACGGGGGACTCAAAGTGACGCAGGAAATGCACATACCCGGCACACCCGTGTTGTTTTACGGATACCTGATCGGCCTAATCTGGTTTATAGTGGAGATACTCCGGCAACCGCGGTCGAGGGACACGGAATCGCGCCGGGCAGCCAGGACGGGGCTGTTTTGGGGGTTGTTGAGCGGCATCTTCTCGTTTTTAGGCATGCAATTGTACTCCGTCGCACTGATCGACGGTCCCGCAAGCATCGTAGCCCCGATGTTTGCCACTAACAGCCTGATCGTCGCCATTTTGTCCATCCTGATCTACCGGGAGCGATTATCGCTCTTGCAAACCTGCTCCCTCGTCTTTTTGTTCGCCGGTTTGATTCTGATCCGCTTGTGA
- a CDS encoding carboxymuconolactone decarboxylase family protein produces the protein MDHSVIQDALQEYKEGLGELERHLPEVARHYHAFTHACFTDGELSSQVKHLIGLALGVLTNDEYCILYHTKGAVDQGANDMQVMEAAAVSAAFGGGSAMAQAVTLVQDALQAFSGHTH, from the coding sequence ATGGACCATTCCGTTATTCAAGACGCCCTGCAGGAATACAAGGAAGGATTGGGTGAGCTGGAGCGCCATCTCCCGGAAGTGGCTCGCCACTACCATGCATTCACCCATGCATGTTTCACAGACGGAGAGCTTTCGAGTCAGGTCAAACATCTGATCGGTCTGGCGCTGGGTGTCCTCACTAATGATGAGTATTGCATCTTGTACCATACGAAAGGAGCGGTGGACCAAGGCGCCAACGACATGCAAGTCATGGAGGCTGCCGCGGTATCCGCCGCTTTCGGTGGAGGTTCCGCCATGGCTCAGGCCGTGACGTTGGTGCAGGATGCGTTGCAGGCGTTTAGCGGTCACACCCATTAA
- a CDS encoding M3 family oligoendopeptidase, with protein sequence MSKQKYNLKWDLDCFFPGGSASPEFEQFVNDLSGRIDELKREITKLANLKPANPDRWYETLARAQEATSRLYQASAFVSCLTAQDVKDEKAKLWRGRLTQLGAAYRAAMTAMDDALLKVTDSDWAGLLQDERLQPIAFYLEERRRHAKEKLSPEMETLAGDLSVDGYHAWGQLYNTVVGRMQIPVEEKGKTVHLSVGQASNRLSHPDRRVRQSTFAALEKAWSQEAELCAASLNHLAGYRLNLYRHRGWDSVLKEPLDDNRMSAETLETMWQVIEKNKPRLIYYMDRKALLLGVDALSWYDLSAPLPGEEKQIPYDEAANFIVEQFGHFDPEMAKFARHAFENRWIEAEDRPGKRPGGFCTSFKLSRQSRIFMTYAGTSSNVSTLAHELGHAYHQHVMNDLPEFAQDYAMNVAETASTFAELIVTDAAIRHASSNKEKLKLLEDKLQRAVAFFMDIHARFLFETRFYERRKQGPVSVEELNALMLQAQKDGFHHALSVYHPYMWASKLHFYITGAPFYNFPYTFGFLFSTGIYARAQAEGPSFARKYAALLRDTGRMTVEDLARKHLGVDLTQPEFWQSAVDTVLEDVDLFLELTETK encoded by the coding sequence ATGAGCAAACAAAAATATAACTTGAAATGGGATTTAGATTGCTTTTTTCCAGGAGGGAGTGCATCTCCTGAGTTTGAACAGTTCGTCAATGACCTTTCGGGGCGAATTGATGAACTGAAGCGGGAGATCACGAAACTGGCCAATCTCAAGCCGGCGAACCCTGATCGTTGGTACGAGACGTTGGCGCGTGCACAAGAAGCCACCAGTCGGTTGTATCAGGCGAGCGCTTTTGTCAGTTGTTTGACCGCTCAGGATGTAAAGGATGAAAAAGCGAAATTGTGGCGAGGGCGACTCACGCAATTGGGTGCCGCTTACCGGGCCGCGATGACGGCGATGGATGACGCGCTCTTGAAAGTGACGGATTCCGATTGGGCGGGATTGCTGCAAGACGAACGTCTTCAGCCAATCGCCTTTTACTTGGAAGAACGGCGTCGACATGCCAAGGAGAAACTTTCTCCCGAGATGGAAACTTTGGCGGGAGATTTGTCCGTTGATGGATACCATGCTTGGGGTCAACTGTACAACACCGTCGTCGGCAGGATGCAAATCCCTGTGGAGGAGAAGGGGAAAACCGTTCACCTCTCCGTCGGGCAGGCGTCCAACCGGTTGTCCCATCCCGATCGCCGCGTACGCCAATCCACTTTTGCCGCGCTGGAAAAGGCTTGGTCGCAGGAGGCAGAGTTGTGTGCCGCATCACTTAATCATTTGGCGGGATATCGTTTGAATTTGTACCGTCACCGGGGTTGGGATTCGGTGTTGAAGGAGCCACTGGATGACAACCGAATGTCGGCGGAAACCCTGGAGACGATGTGGCAAGTGATCGAGAAAAACAAGCCCCGCCTGATCTATTATATGGATCGAAAAGCGTTGTTGCTGGGAGTGGACGCTCTCAGTTGGTACGATTTGAGTGCACCCCTTCCGGGAGAGGAAAAACAGATTCCGTATGATGAGGCCGCCAATTTCATCGTAGAACAGTTTGGGCACTTCGACCCGGAGATGGCGAAGTTTGCCCGTCATGCGTTTGAGAACCGTTGGATTGAAGCGGAGGATCGTCCCGGCAAACGACCCGGCGGTTTCTGTACGAGCTTCAAACTTTCCCGCCAATCCCGGATTTTCATGACCTATGCGGGGACATCTAGCAACGTTTCCACCTTGGCACACGAGTTGGGTCATGCGTACCATCAGCACGTGATGAACGACTTGCCTGAGTTTGCTCAGGATTATGCGATGAACGTGGCAGAAACGGCATCGACGTTTGCGGAGCTGATCGTTACCGACGCCGCCATTCGCCATGCTTCTTCGAACAAGGAAAAATTGAAACTGTTGGAAGATAAACTGCAACGCGCCGTGGCCTTTTTCATGGATATTCATGCCCGTTTCCTGTTTGAGACGCGGTTTTATGAACGGCGCAAACAGGGACCGGTCAGTGTGGAGGAATTGAACGCGCTCATGTTGCAGGCGCAAAAGGATGGTTTCCATCACGCACTCAGTGTCTACCATCCGTATATGTGGGCTTCCAAACTGCACTTTTATATCACCGGTGCACCGTTTTACAATTTCCCGTACACCTTTGGCTTCCTGTTCAGTACCGGTATTTACGCCCGAGCACAAGCAGAGGGACCTTCGTTCGCCCGGAAATACGCGGCGTTGTTACGCGATACGGGGCGCATGACGGTGGAAGACCTTGCGAGGAAACACTTGGGCGTTGATTTGACGCAACCGGAATTTTGGCAGTCGGCCGTGGATACGGTACTCGAAGATGTCGATCTGTTTCTGGAACTGACAGAGACCAAGTGA